One window of the Microvirga mediterraneensis genome contains the following:
- a CDS encoding amino acid ABC transporter permease codes for MRVFTTSDLFSLFAALQWTIVLVTLAIGLGAPLALALALMRISKFAPLRWVAAAYLQLVQGIPLLGLLMFFYFGVPVFLNVEVPAIVAVGIAFAAYSSAFLGEIWRGGIQAVKQAQWEAAACLGITRWQQFRYVIAPQALRIALPSTVGFLVQLIKGTSLASVVGFVELARAGQLASAATFQPLLIYSIVAAIYFAMCFPLTVWSRSLEVRLNGAR; via the coding sequence ATGCGCGTCTTCACAACGTCCGACCTGTTCTCTCTCTTCGCCGCTCTCCAGTGGACCATCGTTCTCGTCACATTGGCGATCGGACTGGGTGCCCCTCTGGCCCTGGCGCTGGCTCTGATGAGGATCAGCAAGTTCGCGCCGCTGCGCTGGGTCGCAGCCGCATATCTCCAATTGGTTCAGGGCATTCCTCTTCTCGGGCTGCTGATGTTCTTCTACTTCGGCGTGCCTGTTTTCCTGAACGTCGAGGTTCCTGCCATCGTGGCTGTGGGAATAGCATTTGCAGCTTACAGTAGCGCCTTCCTCGGCGAGATCTGGCGCGGTGGGATCCAGGCGGTGAAGCAGGCCCAATGGGAGGCCGCCGCCTGTCTCGGCATAACGCGGTGGCAGCAGTTCCGCTATGTCATCGCCCCGCAGGCGCTGCGCATCGCTCTACCGTCCACGGTCGGGTTTCTGGTGCAGCTCATCAAGGGAACGTCATTGGCGTCCGTCGTCGGGTTCGTTGAGCTGGCCCGCGCAGGCCAGCTGGCAAGCGCAGCGACTTTTCAGCCCCTGCTGATCTACTCGATCGTCGCCGCGATCTACTTTGCAATGTGCTTCCCTCTCACCGTTTGGTCCCGCTCCCTGGAGGTTCGTCTCAATGGCGCTCGTTGA
- a CDS encoding transporter substrate-binding domain-containing protein: MKSLRNLIAAAAAAVLVAVPTLAKADKLEDVLSAGKLRVGLLLDAAPWGFKDAKGEAAGLDVDLAKLMASDMGVKLEIVPLTGASRIPSLLAGKVDVLVAAMGATPERAQQVMFSQPYAAVNLGVFGPKSLPVTKNPADLKGRSIAVAKGSTLDVWLTDNAKDTKLVRFEDTPSAIAAYLSGQAETFAENSAIALKVAEDNAGKEVELKFLIRQSPAHVGVAQGEQNLLNWVNTFLFYNRLNGKLGELQLKHFKEAQTLPQM; this comes from the coding sequence ATGAAAAGTCTGCGTAATCTGATTGCGGCCGCGGCGGCGGCCGTTCTCGTCGCTGTTCCGACATTGGCCAAGGCCGACAAGCTTGAGGACGTTCTCAGTGCAGGAAAGCTGAGGGTCGGCCTGCTCCTGGACGCTGCCCCGTGGGGTTTCAAGGACGCCAAGGGTGAAGCCGCAGGCCTGGACGTCGATCTCGCCAAGCTCATGGCGTCCGACATGGGCGTGAAGCTCGAAATCGTGCCGCTGACGGGCGCCAGCCGTATTCCGAGCCTCCTCGCCGGCAAGGTCGACGTGCTGGTTGCCGCGATGGGCGCCACACCGGAGCGCGCTCAGCAGGTGATGTTCTCCCAGCCTTATGCCGCTGTGAACCTGGGTGTCTTCGGTCCGAAGAGCCTGCCCGTCACCAAGAACCCCGCCGATCTGAAGGGGCGCTCGATTGCGGTCGCAAAGGGCAGCACGCTCGACGTGTGGCTTACGGACAATGCCAAGGACACGAAGCTCGTACGCTTTGAAGATACGCCTTCTGCGATAGCGGCATACTTGTCGGGGCAGGCGGAGACATTCGCCGAGAACAGCGCGATCGCCCTGAAGGTCGCCGAGGACAACGCCGGCAAGGAAGTCGAGCTGAAGTTCCTGATCCGTCAGTCTCCGGCCCATGTCGGCGTCGCCCAAGGAGAGCAGAACCTTCTCAACTGGGTCAACACTTTCCTGTTCTACAATCGTCTGAACGGAAAACTGGGTGAGCTTCAGCTCAAGCACTTCAAGGAAGCCCAGACTCTGCCGCAGATGTAA
- a CDS encoding ABC transporter permease subunit, with amino-acid sequence MNFQQLWRYQDRFAEGVVLTITLTGISAVAGTLIGLLGAMLIRSGPRPVRWLIRSYIEIIRNTPSLIQIFLIFFVLPAFGIKLPPFEAASVALSIYFGAYAIEIIRSGLDTIPRSQIEAGACLGLSRWEVFRHIVLAPALRNIYPAFTSQFVLLLLGTSIASQISAEELFHTASFIESRTYRSFEVYAVVCAIYFALVIAFKVAFAIVGRLAFRWPTRR; translated from the coding sequence CTGAACTTTCAACAGCTCTGGCGCTACCAGGATCGCTTCGCCGAGGGCGTCGTTCTCACGATTACCCTGACGGGGATTTCGGCCGTTGCGGGCACTCTCATCGGCCTTCTGGGAGCCATGCTCATTCGCAGCGGCCCACGTCCCGTGCGATGGCTCATTCGCAGCTATATCGAGATCATTCGGAACACACCTTCGCTGATCCAGATCTTTCTCATCTTCTTCGTCCTGCCGGCTTTCGGTATAAAGCTGCCCCCGTTCGAGGCTGCAAGTGTCGCCCTGAGCATCTACTTCGGTGCATATGCGATCGAGATCATCCGTTCCGGCCTCGACACCATTCCTCGGAGCCAGATTGAAGCGGGGGCCTGCCTGGGACTATCCCGCTGGGAGGTCTTCCGGCACATCGTGCTCGCACCTGCCCTGCGCAATATCTACCCTGCCTTCACAAGCCAGTTCGTGCTGCTGCTGCTCGGAACATCCATAGCATCTCAGATTTCAGCCGAGGAGCTGTTCCATACCGCCAGCTTCATCGAAAGCCGCACCTATCGCAGCTTTGAGGTCTATGCCGTCGTTTGCGCGATCTACTTCGCACTCGTCATAGCGTTCAAAGTTGCGTTCGCGATTGTCGGCCGGCTGGCGTTCCGCTGGCCGACCCGGCGCTGA
- a CDS encoding amino acid ABC transporter ATP-binding protein, with translation MALVEIRDVRKSFGTNEVLKGVSLDIDEGEIVTIIGRSGSGKSTLLRCINALERVDAGEIRVEGKTVRTDMRDLRQFRQRVGIVFQAFNLFPHLTVEKNITLAPVLTGKASKSKARQLALDVLERVGLAEKVDAYPEQLSGGQQQRVAIARCLAMAPHLMLFDEVTSALDPELVGEVLKVMEDMAKQGMTMVLVTHEMGFARNVASKIVFMHQGKVWEQGKPAELFANPQTPELKSFISSIK, from the coding sequence ATGGCGCTCGTTGAAATCCGTGATGTGCGCAAGAGCTTTGGCACGAATGAAGTCCTGAAGGGCGTTTCCCTCGACATCGACGAAGGGGAAATCGTGACCATCATCGGGCGGAGCGGGTCGGGCAAGAGCACGTTGCTTCGATGCATCAACGCGCTTGAGCGGGTCGATGCCGGAGAAATCCGAGTGGAGGGTAAGACCGTCCGGACGGATATGCGGGATCTGCGGCAGTTCCGGCAACGCGTCGGAATCGTGTTTCAGGCGTTCAATCTCTTTCCGCATCTCACCGTCGAGAAAAACATTACCTTGGCGCCCGTTCTCACGGGAAAGGCCAGCAAGTCGAAAGCGCGTCAGTTGGCGCTTGACGTGCTTGAACGGGTCGGACTGGCCGAGAAGGTCGATGCCTATCCGGAGCAGCTCTCGGGCGGTCAGCAGCAGCGCGTGGCGATTGCCCGGTGTTTGGCCATGGCGCCCCATCTCATGCTCTTCGACGAAGTGACCTCTGCACTCGATCCCGAACTCGTCGGCGAGGTTCTCAAGGTGATGGAGGACATGGCCAAGCAGGGCATGACGATGGTTCTCGTCACGCACGAGATGGGGTTTGCCCGCAACGTGGCCTCCAAGATCGTGTTCATGCATCAGGGCAAGGTCTGGGAGCAGGGTAAGCCTGCTGAACTGTTCGCAAACCCTCAGACGCCGGAACTCAAGAGTTTCATCAGCTCGATCAAGTAG
- a CDS encoding succinylglutamate desuccinylase/aspartoacylase domain-containing protein, which produces MHTGVYHSLDFAAEGKSTDFLSIPFSVDRSPYFQVKVPMVRIKRGTGPRVLLMAGNHGDEYEGEFSLMRLIRRLEPDMVKGEITILPLANTPAVMAARRRSPLDDGNLNRAFPGDLAGSPTFRIAYFLERELFPRHDVIFDLHSGGTTMAHLPCALIERQGPPDRFARALDLMKATGLGHGFIAENGATAPTSMAAAARAGAIGLSGEFGGGGTVTPATMAATSRAIDNVLLALGAVDEPVLGAPSVDAAPMQLLALDSHEQSIFATRRGWFEPAVALGVRVQKGDVAGWYHDLSRVDATEETLRFHEAGIVIARRLPADSQAGDCLIQVARPVDDRTVLTQAL; this is translated from the coding sequence ATGCATACCGGCGTATACCATTCGCTTGATTTCGCGGCAGAAGGAAAGTCGACCGACTTTCTTAGCATTCCCTTTTCTGTCGATCGCTCACCTTACTTCCAGGTCAAAGTGCCGATGGTGCGGATCAAGCGAGGGACCGGCCCGCGCGTCCTGCTGATGGCAGGCAATCATGGCGACGAATATGAAGGTGAGTTCTCGCTGATGCGCCTCATCCGTCGTCTTGAGCCGGACATGGTCAAGGGCGAGATCACAATCCTGCCCCTCGCCAATACCCCAGCCGTGATGGCCGCGCGGCGACGCTCGCCTCTCGACGACGGCAATCTCAACAGGGCCTTCCCGGGAGACCTCGCTGGGTCGCCGACCTTTCGCATCGCCTATTTCCTGGAGCGGGAGCTGTTCCCCCGCCACGATGTGATCTTCGACCTCCACTCCGGAGGAACGACAATGGCCCACCTGCCTTGTGCCCTCATTGAGAGGCAAGGACCGCCGGATCGGTTCGCACGGGCCCTGGACCTCATGAAGGCGACGGGCCTCGGTCACGGCTTTATTGCCGAGAATGGCGCAACGGCGCCGACATCCATGGCCGCCGCCGCAAGGGCCGGCGCCATCGGGCTCAGCGGCGAGTTCGGCGGCGGAGGGACGGTCACCCCCGCAACCATGGCCGCGACAAGCCGGGCGATCGACAACGTTCTGCTGGCGCTCGGCGCCGTCGACGAGCCCGTTCTTGGCGCACCGAGCGTTGATGCTGCTCCCATGCAGCTGCTCGCCCTGGACAGCCATGAGCAATCGATCTTCGCTACCCGTCGGGGTTGGTTCGAACCTGCTGTCGCTCTTGGAGTCCGAGTGCAGAAAGGTGACGTCGCGGGGTGGTATCACGATCTCAGCCGGGTCGATGCGACCGAGGAAACGCTTCGGTTCCACGAAGCGGGGATTGTCATTGCGCGCAGGCTCCCTGCCGATAGCCAGGCAGGCGACTGTCTGATCCAAGTCGCGCGGCCGGTTGACGATCGGACGGTTTTGACCCAGGCATTGTGA
- a CDS encoding alanine racemase, with translation MAGPRLTLDETFRGIPPGSSPVSLETVASQKWRPADNSMPLPVLSLDEAAFRENCRQMFAYARSHGAALAPHAKTPMSPDIVKRLLGQGAWGATTANLQQTAVLLKAGCRRLLLANQIGGEASGRRLGELLKEHPDADVRVFADSPQSVRALAVAGQYAGRPVPVLVEVGRGRAGARGIDAAKDVISSIASAPGHVCFAGVAAYEGAVASADPVATRIAIEALSELAIRTFHLVRECAPDAPLMLSAGGSAFFDLIVSALQPVATADGNATLVLRSGAIFFHDHGVYERALRAMDERKGFEVDGAIRSAAAAFTPALRLWAEVLSRPEPGLAICGMGMRDVSSDQDLPIPLNIYRDGCLLSVNATEPLTVSKLNDQHAFLRVSPGTDLVVGDVVEFGISHPCTCLDRWRIFYGLDESGQVCSAYQTYFR, from the coding sequence ATGGCGGGTCCTAGACTAACCCTCGACGAGACGTTCCGTGGCATACCCCCGGGATCAAGCCCAGTTTCCCTCGAAACCGTGGCTTCTCAAAAGTGGCGCCCGGCCGACAACTCGATGCCGTTGCCTGTGTTGAGCTTGGACGAGGCCGCCTTTCGCGAGAATTGCAGGCAGATGTTTGCCTATGCGAGGAGCCATGGTGCGGCCCTCGCGCCCCATGCCAAGACGCCGATGTCTCCCGATATCGTCAAACGGCTGCTCGGGCAGGGCGCTTGGGGTGCGACAACTGCCAACCTTCAGCAGACGGCCGTTCTTTTGAAAGCCGGCTGCCGACGGCTCCTGCTCGCGAACCAGATCGGAGGGGAGGCCAGCGGGAGACGGCTGGGTGAGCTGCTTAAGGAGCATCCGGATGCCGATGTGCGGGTTTTCGCGGATTCGCCTCAGTCCGTCAGAGCTCTTGCGGTCGCCGGACAATACGCCGGTCGACCTGTCCCGGTCCTTGTCGAAGTCGGGCGCGGTCGCGCAGGTGCCCGGGGTATTGACGCGGCGAAGGACGTGATCAGCAGTATTGCGTCGGCGCCCGGCCATGTGTGCTTCGCCGGAGTGGCAGCCTATGAAGGGGCGGTGGCCAGCGCCGACCCGGTGGCGACCCGGATAGCGATCGAGGCTCTTTCCGAACTCGCCATACGGACCTTCCATTTGGTGCGTGAGTGCGCTCCAGACGCTCCCCTGATGCTGAGCGCAGGAGGATCCGCCTTCTTCGATCTGATCGTCTCGGCTTTGCAGCCGGTTGCGACCGCGGACGGGAATGCGACACTCGTTCTGCGCAGCGGCGCCATCTTCTTCCATGATCATGGCGTCTATGAGCGCGCACTGCGCGCCATGGACGAGCGCAAGGGCTTCGAGGTCGACGGTGCGATTCGTTCCGCGGCCGCGGCCTTTACTCCAGCGCTGCGGCTCTGGGCGGAGGTGCTTTCGCGTCCGGAACCGGGCCTTGCCATTTGCGGCATGGGGATGCGGGACGTCTCGTCCGATCAAGATCTTCCCATTCCGCTCAATATCTACCGGGATGGTTGCCTGCTCTCCGTAAACGCCACTGAGCCCCTAACGGTCAGCAAGCTGAACGATCAGCATGCATTTCTCAGGGTGTCGCCGGGGACCGACCTCGTCGTTGGAGACGTCGTGGAGTTCGGAATCTCTCATCCTTGCACGTGCCTTGACCGCTGGCGGATCTTCTATGGGTTGGACGAGAGCGGTCAGGTCTGTTCTGCCTATCAGACCTATTTCAGGTAG